One region of Drosophila kikkawai strain 14028-0561.14 chromosome 2R, DkikHiC1v2, whole genome shotgun sequence genomic DNA includes:
- the LOC121503190 gene encoding uncharacterized protein gives MAHDRTALPEELMSLVEASPKDQKLLMGADTNAHHCVWGSPDINDRAGKCCHMSPKDYRPISLTSFLLKTLEKLLDLYIRNDSFGYITRARARPTNSHTGRTTTGHTSGGKTPASELATLGPRRALYKARHGTGEVTQSLIAIVITQAAKSLFLEPGTSCRRRHPDVRGPSQTRGAYARPGAPDLIFPVAPNQHSPDPDQFT, from the exons atggcacacgacaggacggccctaccagaagaactcatgagcttggtagaagccagcccgaaggaccagaaACTGCTCATGGGTGCAGAcaccaacgcgcaccactgcgtatggggtagccccgacataaacgacagag caggaaagtgctgccacatgagccccaaggattacagaccgataagcctcacctcattcctacttaaaactcTGGAAAAGCtactggacctatacatcaggaacgat AGCTTCGGCTACATAACGCGCGCGCGCGCACGACCTACGAACAGTCACACTGGCCGCACGACGACAGGGCACACTAGCGGAGGCAAAACCCCGGCCAGtgagctggccacactagggcctcgccgagccctatataaagcgcGCCACGGCACTGGAGAAGTCACTCAGTCGCTGATTGCGATTGTAATcacccaagcagccaagtcacttttTCTGGAACCAG GCACCAGCTGCCGCCGACGGCATCCCGACGTGAGAGGACCCTCCCAGACGCGAGGAGCCTACGCCCGTCCAGGAGCCCCGGATCTGATCTTTCCCGTCGCCCCGAACCAGCACAGCCCAGATCCTGATCAATTTACCTAA